The following coding sequences are from one Deltaproteobacteria bacterium window:
- the glnE gene encoding bifunctional [glutamate--ammonia ligase]-adenylyl-L-tyrosine phosphorylase/[glutamate--ammonia-ligase] adenylyltransferase produces MSNPVALSPAVLQILQPLRGQLGTRWEAVLTGVALAPDPALAAASFSRLLEGGLGSGAVLESATLCNDLLFVLGSSQLLSGVLSRQGEGWEAVFLADRTAALTTVAAHLSALHESLSFALSEDEFMRELRIYRNREYFRIGLRDLLGLASLSETTAELSFLAEAVVQIAYEYTRARVRVAYGEAVVQEQDGVRPLGFVVFGMGKLGGVELNFSSDIDLIFLYERDAGLTTGGEKGAVEPRIFFSQLAQGLTRVVSELVAGGRVFRVDLRLRPDGVNGPIVNPLSNALLYYESWGQTWERVALLKARPIAGEKDLGEQFLRDIAPFVFRRYLDFSTIEDIKGMKARVERSLRAPERGGMNVKLGRGGIREIEFIVQALQLIHAGKDGRVRERTTLPALERLVECRYLAAADRDTLRDAYRFLRHVEHKLQIVQDRQTHTLPEDEAGIRALARRLRISEQQGQVGSGKWKVESDRGPDEAGMFWAVLRAHMDAVHQIFSTLFHDQDGAVAPPLGEFSELFRELHQEERVIWRLQKLGFQELPEAYGNLRLLHDGPSHSPATPKRRKLLYDLAPMLLQEVAKAADPDRALAAMAHLVASIGARSSFLALLRENPQTLHTLIGLFGASAYLTQVFLRHPELLDSLVRADLVQVSKDKETMLAELTARLAEAREFEDRLDMLRRYRTEEFLRIGINDSNGLLDVTDVTAQLTSLAEVCLAGAYEVARVALMEQLGLACVPGQLAIVGMGKLGAGELNYNSDLDLIFLYAAEEEEAASRTSGTLSPQEFFTKLVQRLISVLQVQTREGYVYKIDTRLRPSGRSGSLVSSVAAFLRYHETSSQLWERQALIKARVVVGEPEFRTVVETALAGIAYAAGIDAVGVAEIDRLRGRMEQELAHEQAGRFNIKTGRGGIVDIEFLVQMLQLRYGQRLPTLRQRATLPALQALHEAGVLSQDDYLTLTQGYRFLRTVENRLRIEQDRPVEALESDAASLTPVARRLGYEGEAAARQLLTEYQSQREAIRACYSRWFAREKGQET; encoded by the coding sequence AAGGTGGGCTCGGGTCCGGTGCCGTGCTGGAGTCCGCAACTTTGTGTAACGACTTGCTCTTCGTGCTGGGCTCCAGCCAACTCTTGTCGGGAGTGTTGAGTCGTCAGGGAGAAGGCTGGGAAGCGGTCTTTCTGGCTGACCGCACTGCTGCGCTCACAACCGTCGCCGCGCATCTGTCAGCATTGCACGAATCCCTGTCGTTCGCTCTTTCCGAGGACGAGTTCATGCGCGAGCTGCGTATCTATCGCAACCGCGAGTATTTCCGCATTGGCCTGCGCGACCTGCTCGGGCTAGCCTCTTTGTCGGAGACCACCGCAGAATTGAGCTTCCTGGCCGAAGCCGTCGTGCAGATTGCCTACGAATACACTCGCGCCAGAGTGCGTGTTGCCTACGGTGAGGCGGTGGTACAGGAACAAGATGGCGTGCGTCCGCTTGGGTTCGTGGTGTTCGGTATGGGGAAATTAGGTGGAGTCGAGCTAAACTTTAGTTCGGACATCGACCTCATTTTTCTCTATGAACGCGACGCCGGTCTGACGACCGGTGGGGAAAAAGGCGCTGTCGAGCCCCGCATATTCTTTAGTCAGCTCGCGCAGGGACTCACCCGAGTGGTGAGTGAGCTGGTCGCCGGCGGGCGGGTCTTTCGCGTTGACTTGCGTCTTCGTCCTGACGGGGTGAACGGCCCGATCGTGAATCCGCTGTCTAACGCCTTGCTTTATTACGAATCCTGGGGGCAAACCTGGGAGCGGGTCGCGCTGCTGAAAGCGCGGCCCATCGCCGGAGAGAAGGACCTCGGAGAGCAGTTTTTGCGCGATATCGCTCCGTTTGTGTTTCGTCGTTATCTCGACTTTTCCACCATTGAGGATATCAAAGGGATGAAAGCGCGGGTCGAACGTTCCCTGCGCGCGCCCGAGCGTGGCGGGATGAATGTGAAGTTGGGACGCGGCGGCATCCGCGAGATCGAATTTATCGTTCAAGCGCTCCAGTTGATCCACGCCGGAAAAGACGGGCGCGTCCGTGAACGCACCACGCTGCCGGCATTAGAGCGGCTGGTGGAGTGTCGCTATCTCGCGGCGGCGGATCGCGACACGCTGCGCGATGCCTATCGTTTCCTCCGCCATGTCGAGCACAAGTTGCAAATCGTCCAAGATCGCCAAACCCACACCTTGCCGGAAGATGAGGCCGGTATCCGCGCTTTAGCACGCCGTCTGCGCATCTCGGAACAGCAGGGACAAGTGGGAAGTGGAAAGTGGAAAGTGGAGAGTGACCGGGGGCCGGATGAGGCGGGGATGTTCTGGGCCGTGCTGCGCGCGCACATGGACGCCGTGCATCAGATCTTCAGCACGCTCTTTCACGACCAGGACGGGGCCGTGGCTCCGCCGCTTGGAGAGTTTTCCGAGCTGTTTCGTGAACTCCACCAGGAAGAACGTGTCATCTGGCGACTCCAGAAGTTGGGCTTCCAAGAATTGCCGGAAGCCTATGGCAACTTGCGGTTGTTGCACGATGGTCCGTCACACTCCCCGGCCACGCCCAAACGCCGAAAACTGTTATACGATCTCGCGCCGATGCTGCTGCAAGAAGTCGCGAAAGCCGCCGACCCGGATCGCGCCTTGGCCGCCATGGCGCATTTAGTGGCTTCGATCGGCGCGCGGTCGAGTTTCTTGGCGCTGCTCCGCGAAAACCCGCAGACGCTGCATACGCTGATTGGCCTCTTCGGGGCCAGCGCATATCTCACGCAAGTGTTCCTCCGCCATCCGGAGCTGCTCGACAGCCTCGTGCGCGCGGACTTGGTGCAAGTAAGCAAGGACAAGGAAACGATGCTGGCCGAACTCACGGCGCGCCTTGCCGAGGCCCGCGAGTTCGAGGACCGGCTGGATATGTTGCGGCGCTATCGCACCGAAGAATTTCTCCGCATCGGTATCAACGACAGCAATGGTTTGCTTGACGTGACCGACGTGACCGCGCAACTTACCAGCCTGGCCGAGGTCTGTCTGGCCGGGGCGTACGAAGTCGCGCGCGTGGCGTTGATGGAACAGCTTGGCCTTGCATGTGTGCCCGGGCAACTGGCGATCGTCGGCATGGGCAAGCTGGGCGCGGGAGAGCTGAATTATAATTCCGATCTCGATTTGATCTTCCTGTACGCTGCCGAGGAAGAGGAGGCGGCAAGTAGAACAAGTGGAACGCTGAGCCCACAGGAATTTTTCACCAAGCTCGTCCAGCGTCTAATTTCCGTGCTCCAAGTGCAGACTCGGGAAGGGTACGTGTATAAGATCGATACCCGCCTGCGTCCCTCGGGTCGCTCCGGGTCGCTGGTATCCTCGGTTGCCGCTTTCTTGCGTTATCACGAGACCAGCTCGCAGTTATGGGAGCGACAAGCGTTAATCAAAGCGCGAGTGGTCGTTGGCGAGCCCGAGTTCCGCACTGTGGTGGAGACGGCGCTCGCAGGCATCGCCTATGCAGCGGGGATTGACGCTGTCGGCGTGGCCGAGATCGACCGCTTGCGCGGGCGCATGGAACAAGAGCTGGCGCACGAACAGGCCGGACGTTTCAACATTAAGACGGGGCGTGGCGGCATTGTCGATATCGAGTTTCTTGTACAAATGCTGCAATTACGCTACGGTCAACGGCTTCCGACTTTGCGACAACGAGCGACACTTCCGGCGTTGCAGGCGTTGCACGAGGCCGGCGTGTTGTCTCAAGACGATTATCTGACGCTGACTCAGGGGTATCGCTTTCTGCGCACGGTGGAGAATCGCCTCCGGATCGAACAGGATCGGCCCGTGGAAGCGTTGGAGAGCGATGCCGCCTCCCTCACGCCTGTGGCACGGCGACTGGGGTACGAAGGCGAGGCGGCGGCGAGGCAGTTATTGACGGAGTACCAGAGTCAGCGCGAGGCGATTCGCGCCTGCTATAGTCGTTGGTTCGCGCGGGAGAAAGGACAAGAAACATGA